AGGGACGAAAAGAACTTTGGACTGCCGGGCTGCCAGCAAGACGTCCAATTCCAAATCTTCAGCCAAAGTGTGTAAGCGGGGCGCGAGTTCGGCGAGTACAGTTGTGCGGAACACCATGCCAGTGCCGCGTAAGGGGACGTTCCAGCCGCAACGTAGACGCGCTTCATCATCAATGCGTTGCATCAGGACTTCAGACCAGCCCGCTAATCTGCCCGCGTTGTTGGTCGCCGCAGGCGCAACAAACGCTTGTGCGGCGACAGCGTCGCTTTGCATTGCGCCTCGCAGAGCCTGCAAGCTGCCCGCCGCCAAGCGGCTATCCGCATCCAGAATGACGACACAATCCTGTGCCGCCCATGCGCAAGAATGCGTTTGTAACCACCAAGCTAACACTGCTCCTTTGCCAATGGCTCCAGCCGTTCGAATAGCGACTTCGGCGCCTGCCTGCGCGGCTTCCGCCGCCGTCGCATCCGTGCACCGGTCAGCCAGCACCCACATGCGCGCGCCCGGCCATTCAGCCAGTTGCGTTTGTATGGCCGCCACGGTTGCGCCAATCGTGCCAGCTTCGTTATGGGCCGGAATCAGGATGCAACACTTCCCTGCCAACCGGGCGTCAGCCGCTTGCGAGTTGGCGGCAGTCTTTTTGCAGAGGCGCAGGCACAGCAAACTGAAGCGCAGCAGGCTGTCGAATATGCAACCTACACTCAGTAAGATTTGAAGTGGCATCAGTAAATGCATTGCCATCGCCTAGCGGCGGCGTTGATTCTGTATTGCGCAGGAGAGAGGGGTTAAGAACCAAACAGCCAGTCGTAATGTTTCAACTTTAGCGCCACATCTTCACGTCAACAGTTTTTGGTGAAGAATGCCGCCAAGGCAACACTCAACAGAGAATCTTTCACAGCAAATTTTCGAGGCTAAATTACTGCCACTGCAACTGTGTCCGACAATCGATTTGGCTAACATTATCGCAACTTATTTCGGGGCCTTGAATCTACGTGGCATAAATCTTCTGACTCAAGATGTGGTTGTTCAAGTAGGTTGCGATACAACGGGCGGGAGTTTAGTACACTGCCCTGAACCGGTCAACCGTTAGCTTTGCCACAATCAATCATTCGTAAAAAGCAGCGCAGTCGGCCAGGAATTGTTGGCATTTTTGGGAAAGGTGAAGGGTGGGAAAGATGAGCGAACAGATCATCATTGGCGTGCCGGGTGTTTGGAAAAGCCAAGCCGAAGTCTCGCAGGCGCTGGTGGCCCAAAATAACAATTATATTTTCGCCGGTTTCACGCTGATGGATACGGCCTCTCAGGATGTCTCGTTTGTCGAGATGCAAGATTATGACCCGCGCCTGGTGGATGTCTTTGAAACCCTCGGCGATGCTTCCATCACAGATCAGGAGTTGCAGAAGATTGCCCAGCATCACAGCACGCTCTGGGTGCTGAGCCCTGAAGTCTCCATTTCTCAGGCACGGCGCATGATGAATGTGGGCATGACCTTGCTGAAAGCGGGCGGGCTGGCCATCAAGGTCGAAACCTCTGGCGTCGCGCATAGCGCCACGCGCTGGAATGAATTTGCCAACGCCGATGCCTTACAGCCGATGTATTGCGCCTATGTCAATTTGATCGAAGGCGATGATTACTTTTACTCCTGTGGTATGCATAACTTCGGCTTGCCGGATGTTTCAGTGACCAACCAGATTGGTGCGGTTGAAGCGACCAATTTGCTCAACCACTTCAATACCTACCAACTCGAAGATTTGCCGCAACTCGATGACGGAGATTACTTCAGCCTGGATGAAACCGCGCGCCGCTATAGGCTGACGTTTGAAGCCTGTGAAGTGTATGAGCCGGAGCACCCTTTCTATAACCCGTTCGGTCGCTGGCATCTATTAAAGTTGTAAGAAGCGTTCTGATTTTCATCTGCGCAGGCTGCACCAAATGGAGAATTGACTCCCCGTTGAAGCCTGTGTTTGAATCGCGCCTCAAAAATCTGACCTCTACGCATCTCTTAGAAAATTTTCCCCATTTGAAACCAAGCAGTTCCGATTAGCCCCGGAATCAACCTGCCGCATCAACGCACCAACTCTCCCACGAATCGCGTTGCGTCACTCACTGCTTTCCAGATTTGTAGCGTGCCCTGGTCTGGCTAGGCACTGACTCTTTGCGTTCACTTCCTGCAAGCTCATTTGCAAACGCCACTCCGTTTGCAAAGCAAGCTTGGCAGCGGGTCGAAGCAACCAGTGTGTTTCCCCGTCTGCCTCGTGGCGCTGGCACGCTCGCATCCCCGCCAGCGTCCGCGAATCCCGCTGTTCCTTTTCCCCATACCCCGCCGCATCCCCGTCGTGGCATAGCCCCAAGTTCTTTTTGAGACCAAGCTCTTTTTGCAGTTCCGCCATTAACTTTTGAGGGACTGCCGACCCTACCAATTCGCCCTTCAACCGGCGAGCAGGAGTTCAATCATGAAGGCAACCATACAGCGCTCTCTGGCGCGTTCTCTCTTCTATCTCTGCGTCCTCGCCACCTGCGCGCTACCGATCCAGGCGACCAGCGTCATCCTGCCGAGTGATGAAGAAATGGTGACCGGCGCGCGCGCCATCGTGCGCGGACAGGTCACGAACATTGCCAGCGGTTATGACGAGGCCCATCACGGCATTTTTACTTACATCACGTTGCAGGTGAGTGAGGTCTACAAAGGCGCTCTCACGACCGGCACGCTCGTGCTTAAAGAACCGGGCGGCGTCAGCCGTGAGCAGGGCAGTCTGATTTACGGCGTACCCAGCTTCACCGTTGGCGAAGAAGTCCTGCTTTATTTGGACACCTGGCCCGATGGCAGTTTGCGCGTCTATCAATGGTTCCTGGGCAAATTCAAAATCACGCCAAACTTGAGCACGGGCAAACCCATGGTCACGCGCGAGGTGCCGACCAGCCGCGTCGAAATCGTCGGGCGTTCCGCGGCAGGAGCCATCACAGATCGCCTGGAACTGGAAACCTATATTGGGAGGTTGCGCAAACTCATCCCCGCCAAACTGATTGCCGGGCGACAACACGAAGCCAGGTTTTACGCCAACGTGCCGCTGCTGGCGCATCCGCAAGAAATGACTGCGACAGTCAGCAATCCGCCGATCCCGCTCTTTACCGTTATCAATCCGAGTCAACCTCCGCGCTGGTTCGAACCGGACAGCGGCCAGCAGGTCATTTTCAAAATCAATCCAACCGGCGCATTTAATGCCCAGGCCGTTAACGATGTTCTGGCCGCCATGAACGCCTGGTCTACGGTCAGCGGTTCAGCGATACGCATCGCCAATGGCGGCACGACCGGCGGTTGCGGTTTGACGTTGCGCGATGGTGAAAACACGATTTCATTCAACAACTGCGACAATTATTCAGCCTTCGCGCCGTCCCCCGGTTCCACTTGTTCAGGCATCCTGGCCGCCGCCGGGATTATCAATTACAGCCTGGTGCAAACGCGCGTCGTCAACGGTCTCACCTTTTACCGCGCGCTCGAAGGCAATCTGTCCTTCAACCCCTACGCGGCCTGCTATTTTTCCAACAGTTGCAATGTCGCCGAAGTGGCGACGCATGAACTGGGGCACGCATTGGGCCTGGGCCATTCGCTGGACACGACCGCCACGATGTATGCCTACGCGCATTTCGATGGCCGTTGCGCGGGCTTAAGAGCCGACGATATGGATGCCATACGCTTCATCTATCCTGGGACTGGCGTCACGCCATCGCCGACGCCAACCCCGGTGCCGACGCCCACGCCCACACCTATACCGGTGACGATCACGACCACGACGTTGACCAGCGGCCAGACCGGCGCGGCTTACACGCAAACGCTCACCGCCACGGGCGGCACGACGCCTTACAATTGGAGCGTGATTGCGGGCGTTTTACCGAATGGCTTGAGCCTCGGCGCCAACGGCGTCATCAGCGGCACGCCTGCACAGGCGAGCACCTTTAACTTTACGGTGCGGGTGAGCGCCGCGAACGGACTGTCGGCCCAACGCGCACTCAGCATTACGATCATTGCGCTGCCGCCACCGCCACCGCCGCCGCCAGTGGGAGGAGGCAAGCGCGCGGTGCGGGGCGATTTCGATGGCGATGGGAAAACCGATCTCGGTCTTTGGCGCGGCTCAAGCGGCCTCTGGTCAATTCT
The Acidobacteriota bacterium genome window above contains:
- a CDS encoding glycosyltransferase — its product is MPLQILLSVGCIFDSLLRFSLLCLRLCKKTAANSQAADARLAGKCCILIPAHNEAGTIGATVAAIQTQLAEWPGARMWVLADRCTDATAAEAAQAGAEVAIRTAGAIGKGAVLAWWLQTHSCAWAAQDCVVILDADSRLAAGSLQALRGAMQSDAVAAQAFVAPAATNNAGRLAGWSEVLMQRIDDEARLRCGWNVPLRGTGMVFRTTVLAELAPRLHTLAEDLELDVLLAARQSKVLFVPQAVVFDPKPQQTAGASRQRARWLQGQWQVIRDYWPVALRALLKGGAGVWFLLWLLFLRPKTALMGLRAFLLLAGLLLGQAGLWLSGIALLGLLMDVLYYLGGALLIEERARYLQDLLAAPRYVAMWLCSLGLATIRRGWLKAGR
- a CDS encoding DUF4261 domain-containing protein: MSEQIIIGVPGVWKSQAEVSQALVAQNNNYIFAGFTLMDTASQDVSFVEMQDYDPRLVDVFETLGDASITDQELQKIAQHHSTLWVLSPEVSISQARRMMNVGMTLLKAGGLAIKVETSGVAHSATRWNEFANADALQPMYCAYVNLIEGDDYFYSCGMHNFGLPDVSVTNQIGAVEATNLLNHFNTYQLEDLPQLDDGDYFSLDETARRYRLTFEACEVYEPEHPFYNPFGRWHLLKL
- a CDS encoding VCBS repeat-containing protein, with amino-acid sequence MKATIQRSLARSLFYLCVLATCALPIQATSVILPSDEEMVTGARAIVRGQVTNIASGYDEAHHGIFTYITLQVSEVYKGALTTGTLVLKEPGGVSREQGSLIYGVPSFTVGEEVLLYLDTWPDGSLRVYQWFLGKFKITPNLSTGKPMVTREVPTSRVEIVGRSAAGAITDRLELETYIGRLRKLIPAKLIAGRQHEARFYANVPLLAHPQEMTATVSNPPIPLFTVINPSQPPRWFEPDSGQQVIFKINPTGAFNAQAVNDVLAAMNAWSTVSGSAIRIANGGTTGGCGLTLRDGENTISFNNCDNYSAFAPSPGSTCSGILAAAGIINYSLVQTRVVNGLTFYRALEGNLSFNPYAACYFSNSCNVAEVATHELGHALGLGHSLDTTATMYAYAHFDGRCAGLRADDMDAIRFIYPGTGVTPSPTPTPVPTPTPTPIPVTITTTTLTSGQTGAAYTQTLTATGGTTPYNWSVIAGVLPNGLSLGANGVISGTPAQASTFNFTVRVSAANGLSAQRALSITIIALPPPPPPPPVGGGKRAVRGDFDGDGKTDLGLWRGSSGLWSILKSGTNTMQTANWGTSSAPYYDMPAPGDYDGDGKVDGAVWRPNEGNWYVVLSSTGGYFIQRLGQSGDTPVPGDYDGDRVTDLAVWRASTGLWTIRESSTGQTRTAYFGAGYAPYYDVPVPGDFDGDGRYDLAVWRQSNGYWFISESSTGQARYFQLGQSGDQAVPGDYDGDGRCDAATWRGTTGLWSIRQSTTGTVRTVTWGSANSPYRDVPEPGDYDGDGKLDIAIWRPLNGTWYILLSSINAYRIQTLGQNGDTPLPLKQP